The following proteins come from a genomic window of Pyxidicoccus sp. MSG2:
- a CDS encoding DUF4153 domain-containing protein, whose product MPPRSAPPDDSEAIASYRQAAPSTPLLPNVRAPRATLAAALGLGVLAEVLLDRPLWGVSFPLVVTALLGTLVLLGGRESWQRARPNAWLAAPLLVISGFVAVRASSWLLALNLLTSAALLLLLTHFWAAGRVQRLGLLGYPLVALSATFRGLLYPPALVRDSVDLRAAREHAPRLLPFARGVLIALPVLLVFCVLLQSADAAFAGAMNRLFDVDVWTLFGSAIGRALGVGFSACVAAAALGHALRRRRGQERGEAEAAPAVPRLGLTEALTLILGVDALFLVFAGFQVAYLFIGGASSPAEGYTYAEYARRGFFELLLVSMMTLGLVMALARWTRRESPLAQGAFRVGATLMVALTVVIVASAVKRMTLYEDAFGYTRLRLFTHVFMFALGAVLTWRAVTLWWRPERFAIGAFVTALGAVVAVNAVNPDALIVRLNIARATDSSGPDVSYLSGLSSDAVPELVRDTAPAQGWRTGLLLQYKERLPAEGSWPEWNLAHARARHALQGAGALGHQQ is encoded by the coding sequence ATGCCCCCCAGGAGCGCCCCGCCCGACGACAGCGAGGCCATTGCGTCGTACCGACAGGCGGCTCCCTCCACGCCGCTGCTGCCGAACGTCCGTGCGCCGCGCGCCACGCTGGCGGCGGCCCTGGGCCTGGGTGTCCTCGCGGAGGTGCTGCTGGACCGGCCCCTGTGGGGCGTGTCCTTCCCGCTGGTGGTGACGGCCCTGCTGGGGACGCTCGTGCTGCTCGGCGGGCGCGAGAGCTGGCAGCGGGCGCGGCCCAACGCGTGGCTCGCGGCACCGCTGCTCGTCATCTCCGGCTTCGTCGCGGTGCGCGCCAGTTCGTGGTTGCTGGCGCTAAATCTACTGACCTCGGCCGCGCTGCTGCTCCTGCTCACGCACTTCTGGGCGGCGGGCCGGGTGCAGCGGCTGGGACTGCTGGGCTACCCGCTGGTGGCGCTGTCCGCCACCTTCCGCGGCCTGCTGTACCCGCCCGCGCTCGTCCGGGACTCGGTGGACCTGCGGGCCGCGCGCGAGCATGCGCCGCGCCTGCTGCCCTTCGCGCGCGGGGTGCTCATCGCCCTGCCGGTGCTGCTCGTCTTCTGCGTCCTCCTGCAGTCCGCCGACGCGGCCTTCGCCGGGGCCATGAACCGGCTCTTCGACGTCGACGTGTGGACGCTGTTCGGCAGCGCCATCGGCCGGGCGCTCGGGGTGGGGTTCTCCGCGTGCGTGGCGGCGGCGGCGCTGGGCCACGCGCTGCGCCGTCGCAGGGGCCAGGAGCGGGGCGAGGCGGAGGCTGCTCCGGCCGTGCCGAGGCTGGGGCTCACCGAGGCGCTCACGCTCATCCTCGGCGTGGACGCGCTCTTCCTCGTCTTCGCGGGCTTCCAGGTGGCGTACCTGTTCATCGGCGGCGCCTCGTCGCCGGCCGAGGGCTACACCTATGCGGAGTACGCGCGCCGCGGCTTCTTCGAGCTGCTGCTCGTGTCGATGATGACGCTGGGGCTCGTCATGGCGCTGGCGCGGTGGACGCGCCGCGAGTCTCCGCTGGCGCAGGGGGCCTTCCGCGTGGGGGCCACGCTGATGGTGGCGCTCACGGTGGTCATCGTCGCCTCGGCGGTGAAGCGCATGACGCTCTACGAGGACGCCTTCGGCTACACGCGCCTGCGCCTCTTCACGCACGTGTTCATGTTCGCGCTGGGCGCGGTGCTGACGTGGCGCGCGGTGACGCTGTGGTGGCGGCCCGAGCGCTTCGCCATCGGCGCCTTCGTCACGGCGCTGGGCGCGGTGGTGGCGGTGAATGCCGTCAACCCGGATGCGCTCATCGTCCGCCTCAACATCGCCCGCGCCACCGACTCGAGCGGCCCCGACGTGAGCTACCTCTCCGGCCTCTCCTCGGACGCGGTGCCCGAATTGGTGCGTGACACGGCCCCGGCGCAGGGGTGGCGGACCGGGCTGCTGCTCCAGTACAAGGAGCGACTGCCCGCCGAGGGCTCGTGGCCCGAGTGGAACCTCGCGCACGCGCGGGCACGGCACGCACTCCAGGGCGCGGGGGCGCTCGGGCACCAGCAGTGA
- a CDS encoding arsenate reductase ArsC, translating into MNKVIFACVHNAGRSQMAAAFFNVMADPDKARAVSAGTQPAEHLHPAVLETMREIGIDLADAKPRLLTDALAQDAHWLITLGCGEACPNVPGLKREDWPLEDPKGRSVQQVERIRDEVAARVADLLEREGWMRAG; encoded by the coding sequence ATGAACAAGGTCATCTTCGCCTGTGTGCACAACGCCGGTCGCTCGCAGATGGCGGCGGCGTTCTTCAATGTGATGGCGGACCCGGACAAGGCGCGGGCCGTGTCCGCGGGAACGCAGCCCGCGGAGCATCTGCACCCGGCGGTGCTGGAGACGATGCGTGAGATCGGCATCGACCTGGCAGATGCGAAACCCCGCTTGCTGACGGATGCGCTGGCGCAGGACGCGCACTGGCTCATCACCCTGGGCTGCGGTGAGGCCTGCCCCAACGTGCCGGGGCTGAAGCGCGAGGACTGGCCCTTGGAGGACCCGAAGGGCCGCTCGGTGCAGCAGGTGGAGCGCATCCGCGACGAGGTGGCCGCGCGCGTGGCGGACCTCCTGGAGCGCGAAGGCTGGATGCGCGCCGGCTAG
- a CDS encoding TerC/Alx family metal homeostasis membrane protein: MHHIPTWIWAVFWAVVLVLIVVDLIAHRGRHGESHRAAIIWSGVWISAGLLFNVLVWRVFGARAAQEYLAAYFIEKSLSLDNVFVFLVIFRSLGIPPRAQHNVLFLGIFGALVFRALFIFLGAAALERWSWVAYVFGGILLVTAWRVFREDPAQQQENKAVSWLAHRLPVTQEVHEKKFFVRLADGRRVATPLLLALMGLELTDILFAVDSVPAAFAVTQDTFILYSSNAFAILGLRALYLLLSGAVGQLRYLHYGLAGVLAFAGLKMVLEPWLHVSPLVSVGIIVVLIGAAVWASLRARRREAPGPKQEREHREPRHPTEAEA; the protein is encoded by the coding sequence ATGCACCACATTCCCACATGGATATGGGCGGTCTTCTGGGCGGTGGTGCTCGTGCTCATCGTCGTGGACCTGATTGCCCACCGCGGGCGCCATGGCGAGTCCCACCGGGCCGCCATCATCTGGAGCGGCGTGTGGATTTCCGCGGGGCTGCTCTTCAACGTGCTCGTCTGGCGCGTCTTCGGCGCGCGCGCGGCGCAGGAGTACCTGGCGGCGTACTTCATCGAGAAGAGCCTCAGCCTCGACAACGTCTTCGTCTTCCTCGTCATCTTCCGCAGCCTGGGCATCCCCCCGCGGGCCCAGCACAACGTGCTCTTCCTGGGCATCTTCGGCGCACTCGTCTTCCGCGCCCTCTTCATCTTCCTGGGCGCGGCGGCGCTGGAGCGCTGGAGCTGGGTGGCCTACGTCTTCGGCGGCATCCTCCTCGTCACCGCCTGGCGCGTGTTCCGCGAGGACCCGGCCCAGCAGCAGGAGAACAAGGCGGTGAGCTGGCTCGCGCACCGGCTGCCGGTGACGCAGGAGGTGCATGAGAAGAAGTTCTTCGTCCGGCTCGCGGACGGCCGGCGCGTGGCCACGCCGCTGCTGCTGGCGCTGATGGGCCTGGAGCTGACGGACATCCTCTTCGCCGTGGACTCGGTGCCCGCCGCCTTCGCGGTGACGCAGGACACCTTCATCCTCTACAGCTCCAACGCCTTCGCCATCCTCGGCCTGCGGGCGCTGTACCTGCTGCTGTCCGGCGCCGTGGGGCAGCTGCGCTACCTCCACTACGGGCTGGCCGGCGTGCTGGCCTTCGCGGGACTGAAGATGGTGCTGGAGCCGTGGCTCCACGTCTCGCCACTGGTGTCCGTGGGCATCATCGTCGTGCTCATCGGCGCGGCGGTGTGGGCCAGCCTGCGCGCCCGGCGACGGGAGGCGCCAGGCCCGAAGCAGGAGCGGGAGCATCGCGAGCCCAGGCACCCCACCGAGGCGGAGGCCTGA
- a CDS encoding PAS domain-containing protein, with protein sequence MTPCATPSCRLPDLLEARRQDILRRWELRVGEVLGEGSPPRVAWVRGPPGLVDSLVDLLRGAHVALDLERARAFGGRLGRERYQAGVDAGTLVREFGLLRDAILEVLEEAGWLPELSGLRMLNQALDVGLADAVAQYGREQERGLRATESTLLGILDHAPAAIYAKDTRGRYLFINHTFAQNLGKSRGDVVGHTDQEMLPPDLAEVCELSDRQVLATGQTLVTDEHQLQPDGPHIFQSVKFPLPDAAGGVAAICGISTDVTEVRRAGRERDEAREHLSRIITQLPIIIWASDAKGIITLCEGEGLRVVGVDGSQLVGRNIFEVYADRPDLIEATRRAQAGECFALELEMGGSWFLTRVSPVLGPDGGVASVAGVSLDITERHRAQEVLRQSEMRYRLATQATSDVIYDWELGTGHIEWSELAARQFRLQPHQSLDIDAWTRRIHPEDRERVSREMQAVIDDGDSHWADEYRFLRGDGTWAVISDRGQVIRDVAGRAVRMVGAMQDITERRAAELEAKRRAEFEQLLIGIVSHDLRNPISAITMATTTLLRKENLDEWQRKVIGRILSSAERATRMLRDVLDFTQARLGGGIPMQPRSLDLHELTRQVVDEVQLANPERRLVIECSGDGRGLWDPDRLAQVITNLVNNAIHHSMEQGPVRVRTHGTHRAVALAVHNLGPPIPSELRTRLFEPMKRAERKEARDSRGLGLGLFIVKHIVDAHGGGLRVRSNPHEGTTFLVRLPRLLGREVAAPDVPHASA encoded by the coding sequence ATGACCCCCTGCGCCACACCGTCGTGCCGACTCCCGGACCTGCTGGAGGCGCGGAGGCAGGACATCCTCCGGCGCTGGGAACTGCGAGTGGGCGAGGTGCTCGGGGAGGGGTCGCCGCCACGGGTGGCCTGGGTGCGCGGACCGCCCGGCCTGGTGGATTCGCTGGTGGACCTGCTGCGCGGGGCGCACGTGGCGTTGGACCTGGAGAGGGCCCGGGCCTTTGGTGGCCGGCTCGGCCGCGAGCGCTACCAGGCGGGCGTGGACGCCGGCACGCTGGTGCGGGAGTTCGGCCTCTTGCGCGACGCCATCCTCGAGGTGCTGGAGGAGGCGGGCTGGCTGCCGGAGCTGTCCGGGCTGCGCATGCTCAACCAGGCACTCGACGTGGGGCTGGCGGACGCGGTGGCGCAGTATGGCCGCGAGCAGGAGCGGGGACTGCGGGCCACCGAGTCGACGCTGCTCGGCATCCTCGACCACGCGCCGGCCGCCATCTACGCCAAGGACACGCGGGGCCGCTATCTCTTCATCAACCACACCTTCGCGCAGAACCTCGGGAAGTCCCGAGGCGACGTGGTGGGCCACACGGACCAGGAGATGTTGCCGCCCGACCTGGCGGAGGTCTGCGAGCTCAGCGACCGGCAGGTGCTCGCCACCGGGCAGACGCTCGTCACCGACGAGCACCAGCTCCAGCCGGACGGGCCGCACATCTTCCAGTCGGTCAAGTTCCCGCTGCCGGACGCAGCGGGCGGCGTGGCGGCCATCTGCGGCATCTCCACGGACGTCACCGAGGTGCGGCGCGCCGGGCGCGAGCGCGATGAGGCCCGCGAGCACCTGAGTCGCATCATCACCCAGCTGCCCATCATCATCTGGGCCTCGGATGCGAAGGGCATCATCACCCTCTGCGAGGGCGAGGGGCTGCGGGTCGTCGGGGTGGATGGCAGCCAGCTCGTGGGCCGCAACATCTTCGAGGTGTACGCGGACCGGCCGGACCTCATCGAGGCCACCCGTCGCGCGCAGGCCGGAGAGTGCTTCGCCCTGGAGCTGGAGATGGGCGGCTCCTGGTTCCTGACGCGCGTCTCCCCCGTGCTGGGGCCCGACGGCGGGGTGGCGAGCGTGGCGGGCGTGTCGCTCGACATCACCGAGCGGCACCGCGCGCAGGAGGTGCTCCGCCAGTCGGAGATGCGCTACCGCCTGGCCACCCAGGCCACCAGCGACGTCATCTACGACTGGGAGCTCGGCACCGGCCACATCGAGTGGAGCGAGCTGGCCGCCAGGCAGTTCCGCCTGCAGCCCCACCAGTCGTTGGACATCGACGCATGGACGCGGCGCATCCACCCCGAGGACCGCGAGCGGGTGAGCCGGGAAATGCAGGCCGTCATCGACGATGGCGACAGCCACTGGGCCGACGAGTATCGCTTCCTGCGCGGGGACGGGACGTGGGCCGTCATCTCGGACCGGGGCCAGGTGATTCGCGACGTCGCGGGCCGCGCGGTGCGCATGGTGGGCGCCATGCAGGACATCACCGAGCGGCGTGCCGCGGAGCTGGAGGCGAAGCGCCGGGCGGAGTTCGAGCAGTTGCTCATCGGCATCGTCAGCCACGATTTGCGCAACCCCATCTCCGCCATCACCATGGCCACCACCACGCTGCTGCGGAAGGAGAACCTGGACGAGTGGCAGCGCAAGGTCATCGGCCGCATCCTCTCCAGCGCCGAGCGCGCCACGCGCATGCTGCGCGACGTGCTGGACTTCACCCAGGCGCGCCTGGGCGGCGGCATCCCCATGCAGCCCCGCTCGCTCGATTTGCACGAGCTGACCCGGCAGGTGGTGGACGAGGTGCAGCTCGCCAACCCGGAGCGACGGCTGGTCATCGAGTGCAGCGGCGACGGTCGCGGCCTGTGGGACCCGGACCGGCTGGCGCAGGTCATCACCAACCTGGTGAACAACGCCATCCACCACAGCATGGAGCAGGGGCCCGTGCGGGTGCGCACGCACGGCACGCACAGGGCGGTGGCGCTGGCGGTCCACAACCTGGGGCCGCCCATTCCCTCCGAGCTGCGCACGCGCCTGTTCGAACCGATGAAGCGCGCCGAGCGCAAGGAAGCGCGCGACAGCCGGGGCCTGGGGCTGGGCCTGTTCATCGTGAAGCACATCGTGGACGCGCACGGCGGGGGACTCCGCGTCCGCTCCAACCCGCACGAGGGCACCACCTTCCTGGTGCGCCTGCCTCGCCTGCTCGGGCGGGAAGTCGCGGCGCCGGACGTTCCCCACGCGAGCGCCTAG
- a CDS encoding thermonuclease family protein — MPAVLAAVLLSCGGEPASPCGPVTARVTEAIDGDTLLLEGGERVRYLLVDTPESTGGARDCFGPEAHAFNRGLVEGRRVTLAYGEACTDRFGRLLAYVSVEGREVNTLLVERGHACVLHVPPAGSARRAEFESLEAEARRARRGVWGACSPVPCQR; from the coding sequence ATGCCCGCGGTGCTCGCCGCCGTGCTCCTGTCCTGTGGAGGGGAGCCGGCCTCTCCCTGCGGCCCCGTCACGGCGCGAGTCACGGAGGCCATCGACGGGGACACGCTCCTCCTGGAAGGTGGCGAGCGCGTCCGCTACCTGCTCGTCGACACTCCCGAGAGCACCGGGGGCGCGAGGGACTGCTTCGGCCCGGAGGCCCACGCCTTCAACCGCGGCCTCGTCGAGGGACGGCGGGTGACGCTGGCCTACGGTGAGGCGTGCACGGACCGCTTCGGCCGGCTCCTCGCGTACGTGTCCGTGGAAGGGCGCGAGGTGAACACGCTCCTGGTGGAGCGGGGCCATGCCTGTGTGCTGCACGTGCCACCCGCGGGGAGCGCGCGGCGCGCGGAGTTCGAGTCGCTGGAGGCAGAGGCCCGGCGCGCGAGGCGGGGCGTATGGGGCGCCTGCTCGCCGGTCCCCTGTCAGCGGTGA
- a CDS encoding alpha/beta hydrolase, with protein MGYVHIVRDFPSPQEGFARTVRVYTPDAYDALPNHRFPVLYMHDGQNVFAHPESARFETWCANLALEQGVGEGRLEPWIIVAVDSGVGRLQEYSPWDEPRGQVKARGEAYGRFLVEHLKPLVDRTYRTRPEPEWTGAMGSSLGGLISLYLGCRYPDVFGRIGALSPTVMWSEGRLFQEWSAHRRSWTRIYLDAGEQEFIHTDGVPLNYGEATRAFYEHLQRAGYASHELSLVLEPGGEHHERDWQRRLPQAMQWLLG; from the coding sequence ATGGGATACGTCCACATCGTCCGAGACTTCCCCTCCCCCCAGGAGGGCTTCGCCCGCACCGTGCGCGTCTACACACCCGACGCCTACGACGCGCTGCCGAACCACCGCTTCCCCGTGCTCTACATGCACGACGGGCAGAACGTCTTCGCCCACCCGGAGTCGGCCCGCTTCGAGACGTGGTGCGCCAACCTCGCGCTGGAGCAGGGCGTGGGCGAGGGCCGCCTGGAGCCGTGGATCATCGTCGCGGTGGACTCGGGCGTGGGGCGGCTCCAGGAATACTCCCCCTGGGATGAGCCGCGCGGCCAGGTGAAGGCCCGCGGCGAGGCCTACGGCCGCTTCCTGGTGGAGCACCTCAAGCCGCTGGTGGACCGCACCTACCGCACGCGCCCCGAGCCCGAGTGGACGGGCGCCATGGGCTCGTCGCTGGGCGGGCTCATCTCGCTGTACCTCGGCTGCCGCTACCCGGACGTCTTCGGCCGCATCGGCGCGCTGTCGCCCACCGTCATGTGGAGCGAGGGCCGCCTGTTCCAGGAGTGGTCCGCCCACCGCCGAAGCTGGACGCGCATCTACCTGGACGCCGGCGAGCAGGAGTTCATCCACACCGACGGCGTGCCCCTCAACTACGGCGAGGCCACGCGCGCCTTCTACGAGCACCTCCAGCGCGCGGGCTACGCGTCCCACGAGCTGTCCCTGGTACTCGAGCCCGGCGGCGAGCACCACGAGCGCGACTGGCAGCGCCGCCTGCCCCAGGCCATGCAGTGGCTGCTGGGCTGA
- a CDS encoding DUF2378 family protein, which produces MRLRKPVPLEQRLVYVQVVEGLLQHGLYGKVSPRLKQRLRQVGVDLDRPLLPAYPVPLWTHCLSVIVEETYPGVPREEAFRKLAEAHVQGYGRTVIGRAVYGVMRLLGPRRLVQRLPQTLHATDNYTEAELVERGPTTYEMKMNSLLDQPGYVESLFESMLRVGGAESPKVTRIHVDPAEPSSTYQLTWTER; this is translated from the coding sequence TTGAGGCTCCGCAAGCCTGTCCCGCTGGAGCAGCGGCTCGTCTATGTGCAGGTGGTGGAGGGGCTGCTCCAGCACGGGCTCTACGGCAAGGTGTCACCCCGGCTGAAGCAGCGGCTGCGACAGGTGGGCGTGGACCTGGACCGACCCCTGCTGCCCGCCTACCCCGTGCCGCTGTGGACGCACTGCCTCTCCGTCATCGTCGAGGAGACGTACCCGGGCGTCCCCCGCGAGGAGGCCTTCCGGAAGCTGGCCGAGGCGCACGTGCAGGGCTACGGGCGCACCGTCATCGGCCGCGCGGTGTATGGCGTCATGCGGCTGCTCGGCCCGCGCAGGCTGGTGCAGCGGCTGCCGCAGACGCTGCACGCCACGGACAACTACACGGAGGCGGAGCTCGTCGAGCGCGGCCCCACCACCTACGAGATGAAGATGAACTCCCTGCTGGACCAGCCCGGCTACGTCGAGTCCCTCTTCGAGTCCATGCTCCGCGTGGGCGGCGCCGAATCACCGAAGGTGACGCGCATTCACGTGGACCCGGCGGAGCCGAGCAGCACGTACCAGCTCACCTGGACGGAGCGCTGA
- a CDS encoding ATP-grasp domain-containing protein encodes MNFVFISPQFPPQYFHFVTALRERGVTVLGIGDAPFDSLRSELRESLREYFLVPNLHDEDALVRAAGYLTWKHGRIHRIDSLNESWLEVEARLREDFHVPGLQPADIHRLRSKSGMAEVFHAAGVPHPELIRVRDAGQVKAFAEKVGYPLVLKPDVGVGAAHTFKVASDKEVDAALSHPLPTSYVAQPFVRGTIVTYDGLVDRHGAIVFSLSHQYSDGGMETVLEKRDISFWSLQEIPPGLDVLGREVVAACGLRERWFHLEFFKLPDGKFIVLEVNLRPPGGFITDMMNYTCDIDVYRLWARVVTGDPVADFRYTPRYNVCHSARRKSRRYKHNHKQIVEKLGKSLLQHQEHLPPVYHSLMGEEMYLTRHADLDAMHDAVRFIQATE; translated from the coding sequence ATGAACTTCGTCTTCATCTCCCCCCAATTCCCGCCCCAGTACTTCCACTTCGTCACCGCCCTGCGCGAGCGCGGTGTCACGGTGCTGGGAATCGGCGATGCGCCCTTCGACTCGCTGCGCTCCGAGCTGCGCGAGTCCTTGCGCGAGTACTTCCTCGTCCCCAACCTCCATGACGAGGACGCCCTCGTCCGCGCGGCCGGCTACCTCACCTGGAAGCACGGGCGCATCCACCGCATCGACTCGCTCAACGAGTCCTGGCTGGAGGTGGAGGCCCGCCTGCGCGAGGATTTCCACGTCCCCGGCCTGCAGCCCGCGGACATCCACCGGCTGCGCTCCAAGTCCGGCATGGCCGAGGTCTTCCACGCCGCCGGCGTGCCCCACCCGGAGCTCATCCGCGTGCGCGACGCCGGCCAGGTGAAGGCCTTCGCGGAGAAGGTGGGCTACCCGCTCGTCCTCAAGCCCGACGTGGGCGTGGGCGCGGCGCACACGTTCAAGGTCGCCAGCGACAAGGAGGTGGACGCCGCCCTGTCGCACCCGCTGCCCACGTCCTACGTGGCCCAGCCCTTCGTGCGCGGCACCATCGTCACGTACGACGGCCTCGTCGACCGGCACGGCGCCATCGTCTTCAGCCTCAGCCACCAGTACAGCGATGGTGGCATGGAGACGGTGCTGGAGAAGCGCGACATCTCCTTCTGGAGCCTCCAGGAGATTCCCCCCGGCCTGGACGTGCTGGGCCGCGAGGTGGTGGCCGCGTGCGGCCTGCGCGAGCGCTGGTTCCACCTGGAGTTCTTCAAGCTGCCGGATGGGAAGTTCATCGTGCTGGAGGTGAACCTGCGCCCGCCCGGCGGCTTCATCACCGACATGATGAACTACACGTGCGACATCGACGTGTACCGGCTCTGGGCGCGCGTGGTGACGGGGGACCCGGTGGCGGACTTTCGCTACACGCCGCGCTACAACGTCTGTCACAGCGCGCGCCGCAAGAGCCGCCGCTACAAGCACAATCACAAACAGATTGTGGAGAAGCTGGGCAAATCACTGCTCCAGCACCAGGAGCACCTGCCGCCCGTCTACCACAGCCTCATGGGCGAGGAGATGTACCTCACCCGGCACGCGGACCTGGACGCCATGCACGACGCGGTGCGCTTCATCCAGGCCACCGAGTAG
- a CDS encoding N-acetylmuramidase domain-containing protein, with the protein MHTPAARSVTNRFTGAATPLTTQGIDACASRLSVHPAELWTVLQVETRGCGYFADRRPVILFERHIFSRRTKGRFDAQAPDLSNPKAGGYAGGVAEYERLERALALDASAALMSASWGLGQVMGFHATDLGYGSVEQFVDRMMASEDEQLGALAAFIEKNGLAKALQSHDWATFAKGYNGPAYEKNQYDKKLASAYLRLSTQASPDVGVREGQLRLMFLGFEPGTPDGAPGSHTKAALKKFQAQQQLPITAVFDAATLDALRKQQALLPRSDTGTDAAAKQASAPVAVSQPAPVPVPTAAPATSAPAVAVSAPVPAPALLATPVASSPAVTVSAPVPAPALTAPPAASSQALAVSPPATESALAATPAGTELQPARNTVVTAPAWTLAPRSSPGTAATLEPLTVIPSDAPAMREAPPLQEPLATQLRERLSQPMEPDLQAELSRVLVLRGKAAPELGAPAVETLDLCLTALLGDKPNLSFAKSTRLRIASALADRLYPLRPLPILRSSSPSMQVVLGLGLLLLCSHGLATLVHQFLTTEATTFLGVPARTLLLVGLCGAVGGVVSILMRLGDFEKMRGASRVSMLMQGFFKPLVGMYSAIFGFALMKSGVLPLQPATPESALYLHMSVCFLLGFSERLAQDLFIRAGEGLVTVGADRSSTP; encoded by the coding sequence GTGCACACCCCCGCAGCGAGGTCCGTCACGAACCGCTTCACAGGAGCCGCGACTCCACTCACGACCCAGGGAATCGACGCCTGCGCCAGCCGGCTGTCCGTCCATCCCGCGGAGCTGTGGACGGTGCTCCAGGTGGAGACGCGCGGCTGCGGCTACTTCGCCGACCGCCGGCCCGTCATCCTCTTCGAGCGCCACATCTTCAGCCGCCGGACGAAGGGCCGCTTCGACGCGCAGGCGCCGGACCTCAGCAACCCGAAGGCCGGGGGCTACGCGGGCGGCGTGGCGGAGTACGAGCGGCTCGAGCGGGCGCTCGCGCTGGACGCGTCCGCCGCGCTGATGAGCGCGTCCTGGGGCCTGGGCCAGGTGATGGGCTTCCACGCCACGGACCTGGGCTACGGCTCCGTCGAGCAGTTCGTCGACCGGATGATGGCGTCCGAGGACGAGCAGCTCGGCGCGCTCGCCGCGTTCATCGAGAAGAACGGGCTGGCGAAGGCGCTGCAGAGCCACGACTGGGCCACCTTCGCGAAGGGCTACAACGGCCCGGCCTACGAGAAGAACCAGTACGACAAGAAGCTGGCGTCGGCGTACCTGCGCCTGTCCACCCAGGCCTCACCGGACGTGGGCGTGCGGGAGGGACAGCTGCGGCTCATGTTCCTCGGCTTCGAGCCCGGTACGCCCGACGGAGCGCCAGGCTCGCACACGAAGGCGGCCCTCAAGAAGTTCCAGGCACAGCAGCAGCTCCCCATCACCGCCGTGTTCGACGCGGCCACGCTGGACGCGCTGCGGAAGCAGCAGGCCCTCCTCCCGCGGAGCGATACGGGCACCGACGCTGCGGCGAAGCAGGCGAGCGCGCCCGTCGCCGTGAGCCAGCCCGCTCCGGTGCCGGTGCCCACGGCGGCGCCCGCCACCAGCGCTCCCGCCGTCGCCGTCAGCGCGCCCGTCCCCGCCCCCGCGCTCCTGGCTACGCCCGTCGCATCCTCGCCCGCCGTCACCGTCAGCGCGCCCGTCCCCGCCCCCGCGCTCACGGCCCCACCCGCCGCGTCCTCGCAGGCCCTCGCCGTCAGCCCGCCCGCGACAGAGTCCGCGCTCGCCGCCACTCCCGCCGGCACGGAGCTCCAGCCCGCGCGAAACACCGTCGTCACCGCGCCCGCCTGGACGCTCGCGCCACGCAGCAGCCCCGGCACCGCGGCCACGCTCGAACCCCTCACCGTCATCCCCTCGGATGCACCGGCGATGCGGGAAGCCCCACCGCTCCAGGAGCCTCTGGCCACGCAGCTCCGCGAGCGTCTCTCGCAGCCGATGGAGCCGGACCTCCAGGCCGAGCTCTCACGCGTCCTCGTACTGCGTGGCAAGGCCGCTCCGGAGCTGGGCGCGCCCGCCGTGGAGACGCTGGACCTGTGCCTCACGGCCCTGCTGGGAGACAAACCCAACCTCTCCTTCGCGAAGAGCACGCGCCTGCGCATCGCCTCCGCGCTCGCGGACCGCCTCTACCCGCTGCGCCCGCTGCCCATCCTCCGCTCCAGCTCGCCCTCCATGCAGGTGGTGCTCGGACTGGGGCTGTTGCTCCTGTGCAGCCACGGCCTCGCCACGCTCGTGCACCAGTTCCTCACCACCGAGGCCACGACGTTCCTCGGCGTCCCCGCCCGCACGCTGCTGTTGGTCGGGCTGTGCGGCGCCGTCGGTGGCGTGGTGAGCATCCTCATGCGGCTGGGGGACTTCGAGAAGATGCGGGGCGCGAGCCGTGTCTCCATGCTGATGCAGGGCTTCTTCAAGCCGCTGGTCGGCATGTACTCCGCCATCTTCGGCTTCGCGCTGATGAAGTCCGGGGTGCTGCCCCTCCAGCCGGCGACGCCGGAGTCGGCCCTCTACCTCCACATGTCCGTGTGCTTCCTGCTCGGCTTCAGCGAGCGGCTCGCGCAGGACCTGTTCATCCGCGCGGGCGAGGGCCTCGTCACCGTCGGCGCGGACCGTTCCTCGACTCCCTGA